A part of Ignavibacteriales bacterium genomic DNA contains:
- a CDS encoding ATP-binding protein, which translates to MMKILTNLLSNAFKFTPEEGKITVSVKECHSELVSEFPTVSKMLKQVQMTTQKDLLK; encoded by the coding sequence ATGATGAAGATACTGACTAACCTTTTATCAAATGCATTCAAATTTACTCCTGAGGAAGGAAAGATTACAGTTTCTGTAAAAGAGTGTCATTCCGAACTTGTTTCGGAATTTCCAACAGTTAGTAAGATGCTGAAACAAGTTCAAATGACAACACAAAAGGATTTGTTGAAATAA
- the carB gene encoding carbamoyl-phosphate synthase (glutamine-hydrolyzing) large subunit has protein sequence MIKKGKPKKVLILGSGALQIGQAGEFDYSGSQAIKALKEDGITTVLVNPNIATIQTSENFADKVYFVPIKTEFVEKIILKEQPDSILLQFGGQTALNVGVDLYDKGILEKFNIKVLGTPVDTIKDTEDRLLFGDRVAEVGLKVARSKTAASVNEAVKAAEEINFPVMVRIAYALGGLGSGIVNNKEELIEKAKRAFSFTNQILIEESLYGWKEVEYEIVRDNYDNCITICSMENIDPMGIHTGDSVVIAPVQTLSAKENFKLRSIGIKLIRHLGIIGECNIQYALDPNSEDYRIIEVNARLSRSSALASKATGYPLAFIATKLALGYALNEVVNAITQETSANFEPALDYVALKFPRWDLQKFQQVSTKLGSEMKSVGEVMSLGRSFEEVLQKAIRMLDVGMLGFVGNEMNFTNLDKELSEPTDKRIFAIADALKQGYSVDKIHNLTKITKWFLYKMKNIVENERVIKNLRDFKNLDGLNVELMRQAKQNGFSDLQIANLTNTKELDVREYRKSLNVIPVVKQIDTMAAEFPAQTNYLYLTYHGVEDDISLGEKDQIIVLGSGPYRIGSSVEFDWCCVNAANQVNKSGYKSIMINCNPETVSTDYDICDKLYFEQLTLERVLDICDKENPAGVIVSMGGQVPNNISMKLHKAGIKIIGTSPEQIDNAESRHKFSKILDSIGVDQPEWREVTTLDDAKQFSQNVGYPVLIRPSYVLSGAAMSIVLTEDELELYLKKATDLNTEHPVVISKFITDAREIEVDAVATNGELFCYAIAEHVENAGVHSGDATIVLPPQRTYLETMRRVKMITREIAKELEITGPFNIQFIAKDNEVKVIECNLRASRSFPFVSKTLKINFVEIATRLMLGEKVPRIDKSSFDLDYVGVKASQFSFTRLKGSDPVTGVEMSSTGEVACLGDDFNEAFLKSSLAIGRKIPQKGVLLSTGTPKNKAELIDELKILQKMGLKFYGTKGTSEFYKENGGLDVEVLYRPFDNQEPSILSYMGNGEIDLVINIPKTSEKVELDSDYIIRRKAVDLNIALFTNVQIAKRFVKALKNYKPSELKMKSWDEYE, from the coding sequence ATGATAAAAAAAGGTAAACCAAAAAAAGTTTTAATTCTTGGCAGTGGTGCTTTGCAAATTGGACAGGCCGGTGAGTTTGATTACTCCGGCTCGCAAGCAATTAAAGCGCTTAAAGAGGATGGAATTACAACTGTACTTGTAAATCCAAACATCGCAACGATTCAAACATCAGAAAATTTTGCAGATAAAGTTTATTTCGTTCCAATTAAAACTGAGTTTGTTGAAAAAATAATCCTTAAAGAACAACCTGATTCAATTCTACTTCAGTTCGGTGGACAAACGGCATTAAATGTTGGAGTTGATTTATATGATAAAGGAATCTTAGAAAAGTTTAACATAAAAGTTCTCGGTACTCCAGTTGATACAATTAAAGATACTGAAGACAGATTATTGTTTGGTGATCGTGTTGCAGAAGTTGGATTAAAGGTTGCACGAAGCAAAACTGCCGCTTCAGTGAATGAAGCTGTAAAAGCTGCGGAAGAAATTAATTTTCCTGTTATGGTTCGCATTGCTTATGCACTTGGTGGATTAGGATCCGGAATTGTAAACAACAAAGAGGAGTTGATTGAAAAAGCAAAGCGAGCATTTTCATTTACAAACCAAATTTTAATTGAGGAATCACTTTACGGCTGGAAAGAAGTTGAGTATGAAATTGTCCGCGATAATTATGATAACTGTATTACAATCTGTTCAATGGAGAATATTGACCCGATGGGAATACATACAGGCGACAGCGTTGTAATTGCGCCGGTTCAAACATTATCCGCAAAAGAAAATTTTAAGCTTCGTTCAATAGGAATAAAACTGATTCGTCATCTCGGAATTATCGGCGAATGCAACATTCAATATGCACTTGATCCAAATTCTGAAGATTATAGAATTATTGAAGTGAACGCTCGATTGAGTAGAAGTTCCGCGCTTGCATCCAAAGCTACTGGTTACCCGCTTGCATTTATCGCAACAAAACTTGCACTTGGTTATGCGCTTAACGAAGTAGTAAATGCAATCACACAAGAAACCTCAGCCAACTTTGAGCCTGCACTTGATTATGTTGCATTAAAATTTCCTCGTTGGGATTTGCAAAAGTTTCAGCAAGTCAGTACCAAGCTTGGCTCCGAGATGAAATCCGTTGGAGAAGTTATGTCTCTGGGTAGAAGCTTTGAAGAAGTTTTACAAAAAGCAATTCGTATGCTTGATGTTGGAATGCTTGGATTTGTTGGCAACGAAATGAACTTTACGAATCTTGATAAAGAATTATCTGAACCAACCGATAAAAGAATTTTTGCAATTGCAGATGCACTTAAGCAAGGTTATTCTGTTGACAAGATTCACAATCTTACAAAAATTACAAAATGGTTTTTGTATAAGATGAAAAATATTGTTGAGAATGAGCGAGTAATTAAAAACCTTCGAGATTTCAAAAACCTTGATGGCTTGAATGTAGAACTAATGAGACAAGCAAAGCAAAATGGTTTTTCTGATTTACAAATTGCAAATCTTACCAATACAAAAGAACTTGATGTCCGTGAGTATCGTAAATCATTAAATGTAATTCCCGTTGTAAAACAGATTGATACAATGGCAGCAGAGTTTCCTGCACAAACAAATTATTTATACTTAACTTATCACGGAGTTGAAGATGATATTTCACTCGGTGAGAAAGATCAAATAATTGTTTTGGGCAGTGGTCCTTATCGCATTGGTTCATCGGTTGAGTTTGATTGGTGTTGTGTTAATGCCGCCAATCAAGTAAACAAGAGCGGTTACAAATCAATAATGATAAACTGTAATCCGGAAACAGTAAGTACCGATTATGATATTTGTGATAAACTTTACTTCGAACAATTAACACTTGAGCGCGTGCTTGATATTTGCGACAAAGAAAATCCTGCGGGAGTAATTGTTTCGATGGGTGGACAGGTGCCGAACAATATTTCAATGAAACTTCATAAAGCGGGAATAAAAATAATTGGCACTTCTCCCGAACAAATTGATAACGCAGAAAGCCGTCACAAATTTTCCAAGATACTTGATTCCATCGGTGTTGATCAACCGGAATGGCGCGAAGTTACTACACTTGATGATGCAAAACAGTTTTCGCAAAATGTTGGTTACCCTGTTTTGATAAGACCAAGCTATGTACTTAGCGGTGCAGCAATGAGTATTGTTTTAACTGAAGATGAACTTGAGTTGTATTTGAAAAAAGCAACTGACCTCAACACTGAACATCCAGTTGTAATAAGCAAGTTTATAACTGATGCAAGAGAGATTGAAGTTGACGCTGTTGCAACTAATGGTGAACTTTTTTGCTATGCAATTGCAGAGCATGTTGAAAATGCAGGTGTACATTCCGGTGATGCGACAATAGTTCTGCCTCCTCAGCGGACATATCTTGAAACAATGCGAAGAGTAAAAATGATTACACGTGAGATAGCAAAGGAATTGGAGATAACCGGTCCATTCAACATTCAGTTTATTGCAAAGGATAATGAAGTAAAAGTAATTGAATGCAATCTTCGCGCATCAAGGAGTTTTCCATTTGTATCTAAAACTTTAAAAATAAATTTTGTAGAAATTGCTACAAGATTAATGCTTGGTGAAAAAGTTCCGCGTATTGATAAATCATCTTTCGATCTTGATTATGTCGGAGTTAAAGCATCACAGTTTTCTTTTACAAGATTAAAAGGCAGCGATCCTGTTACGGGAGTTGAAATGTCATCAACCGGTGAAGTAGCTTGTTTGGGTGATGATTTTAATGAAGCATTTTTAAAAAGCAGTCTGGCTATCGGGAGAAAAATTCCCCAAAAAGGTGTTTTGCTTTCTACAGGCACACCAAAAAATAAAGCAGAGCTTATTGATGAATTAAAAATTCTCCAAAAGATGGGATTAAAATTTTACGGAACAAAAGGCACATCAGAGTTTTATAAAGAAAATGGCGGACTGGATGTTGAAGTTTTATATCGTCCGTTTGATAACCAGGAACCAAGCATATTAAGTTATATGGGCAATGGCGAAATTGATCTTGTGATTAACATTCCCAAAACTTCTGAAAAAGTTGAACTTGACAGTGATTATATCATTAGAAGAAAAGCTGTTGATCTTAATATTGCGTTGTTCACAAATGTTCAAATAGCAAAAAGATTTGTTAAAGCGCTTAAGAACTACAAGCCTTCAGAACTAAAAATGAAAAGCTGGGATGAGTATGAATGA
- a CDS encoding DUF350 domain-containing protein: protein MDLILFLTGLLQIGLSLVLGVLFIYGAYKLFYRIILKIDDVKSLQSNNTAVAILNASIIISLIIIIKNSIDPAVTIFSNTLRSPNNSASDFLMTAILILLQILVAGVVAFGSIYLAIKFFTWLTKDLDEIEEIKKNNIAVSIVMAFVVFSIALLINSGIETLLDSLVPFPPTSILEIGR, encoded by the coding sequence ATGGATTTGATATTATTTCTTACCGGGCTATTACAAATTGGACTTTCATTAGTGCTCGGAGTACTATTTATTTATGGCGCATATAAATTGTTCTATAGAATAATTCTTAAAATAGATGATGTCAAATCACTGCAAAGCAATAACACTGCGGTTGCAATTCTGAATGCATCAATAATTATTTCTTTGATAATTATAATTAAAAATTCAATTGATCCGGCAGTAACAATTTTTTCCAACACACTGCGCTCGCCAAACAATTCAGCATCAGATTTTCTGATGACTGCGATATTAATTCTTCTTCAAATACTTGTTGCGGGTGTTGTGGCTTTTGGCTCAATTTACCTGGCAATAAAATTTTTCACCTGGCTTACCAAAGACTTAGATGAGATTGAAGAGATAAAAAAGAATAACATTGCCGTAAGTATAGTCATGGCATTTGTGGTTTTTTCAATCGCGCTTTTGATTAACAGTGGAATTGAAACTTTGCTCGATTCTCTGGTTCCTTTTCCCCCAACCTCAATTCTTGAAATTGGCAGATAG
- a CDS encoding STAS domain-containing protein yields MKNISLKRIDDVCIISILNERATLNISEELNSLILDCSPVCSDMIIDLSICNFIDSTFIGNLISVSKKLKENKTNLFLIKPEKEAFQIIVRMGVKEVFNFLESPADLLRRK; encoded by the coding sequence ATGAAAAATATTTCGTTAAAAAGAATTGACGACGTTTGCATCATTTCCATTTTGAATGAACGAGCAACATTAAATATTTCCGAAGAATTGAACTCTTTAATTTTAGATTGCTCTCCGGTGTGCTCGGATATGATAATTGACTTGAGCATCTGTAATTTTATTGATTCTACTTTTATCGGCAACCTGATTTCTGTTTCCAAAAAACTTAAAGAAAATAAGACCAACTTATTTCTCATTAAACCAGAAAAAGAAGCTTTTCAAATTATTGTAAGGATGGGAGTCAAGGAGGTTTTTAATTTTTTGGAGTCCCCTGCCGATTTATTGCGGCGCAAATAA
- the carA gene encoding glutamine-hydrolyzing carbamoyl-phosphate synthase small subunit translates to MNKQNTKAKLILEDGTEFTGYSFGFEGNTNGEVVFNTGMVGYPETMTDPSYRGQILVCTYPLIGNYGIPSKEKEDGLFKNFESDNIHCRALIVSDYSFDYSHWSAERSLSDWMIEEKIPGIYGIDTRMLTRKLRDKGTMLGKIIIDEKANIAFQDPNKTNLVGEVSVKEVVEYKAGKQKIILVDCGTKNNIIRAFLGRDITVIRVPYNYDFTKIEANGIVISNGPGDPKLNTKTIEHAKIAMQSNKPILGICLGSQILALAAGADTYKLKYGHRGHNQPCNELGTKRCYITSQNHGYAVDSKTLAQDWREWFVNDNDGTNEGIIHISKPFFASQFHPEASPGPDDSEFIFDMFVRALK, encoded by the coding sequence ATGAATAAACAAAACACAAAAGCCAAACTTATTCTTGAAGATGGAACTGAATTTACCGGTTACAGTTTTGGATTTGAAGGAAACACAAACGGAGAAGTTGTGTTTAACACCGGAATGGTCGGCTATCCTGAAACTATGACTGATCCTTCTTATCGCGGACAAATTTTAGTTTGCACTTATCCGCTTATTGGTAATTATGGAATTCCATCTAAAGAAAAAGAAGATGGATTATTTAAAAATTTTGAATCAGATAATATTCATTGCCGTGCATTGATAGTTTCAGATTACTCATTTGATTATTCACATTGGAGTGCCGAACGTTCTTTATCAGACTGGATGATCGAAGAAAAAATTCCCGGTATTTATGGAATTGATACAAGAATGTTAACAAGAAAACTTCGAGATAAAGGAACAATGCTTGGAAAGATTATAATTGATGAAAAAGCAAATATTGCTTTTCAAGATCCAAACAAAACAAATCTTGTTGGCGAAGTAAGCGTTAAAGAAGTTGTTGAATACAAAGCCGGCAAACAAAAAATAATTCTTGTGGATTGTGGAACAAAGAATAATATAATTCGTGCTTTTCTTGGAAGAGATATTACAGTTATCCGAGTGCCATACAATTATGATTTTACAAAGATAGAAGCAAACGGAATTGTAATTTCAAATGGTCCGGGCGATCCAAAGCTAAATACAAAAACTATTGAGCATGCTAAGATTGCAATGCAGTCTAACAAACCAATTCTCGGAATTTGTCTTGGCTCCCAAATTCTTGCTCTTGCGGCAGGAGCTGATACATACAAATTAAAATATGGTCATCGCGGGCACAACCAGCCTTGCAATGAACTTGGAACTAAACGCTGTTACATAACTTCGCAAAATCATGGTTATGCTGTTGATTCAAAAACTTTAGCGCAGGATTGGCGTGAATGGTTTGTTAATGATAACGACGGAACTAACGAAGGAATAATTCATATATCAAAACCATTTTTTGCTTCACAGTTTCATCCGGAAGCTTCTCCCGGACCAGACGACAGCGAATTTATTTTTGATATGTTTGTTAGAGCACTTAAGTAA
- a CDS encoding YdeI/OmpD-associated family protein: MLNKDPRIDLYISRSAEFAKPILIHIRELLHKACPDVEETIKWGFPHFEYKGPLCDMAAFKQHCSFGFWKAALMKDKTLIANAKSESAMGHYGKITSIKDLPSDKKIIAHITDAIILNEKGIKLPPRKIITAKKEIVVPDYFLKQLMKNKKAFTTFENFSPSHKREYIEWVTEAKTDETKNRRMETAIEWMTEGKSRNWKYMK; encoded by the coding sequence ATATTAAATAAAGACCCGCGAATAGATTTATACATATCCAGGTCTGCTGAATTTGCAAAACCGATTTTAATTCACATCAGGGAACTCTTGCACAAAGCTTGCCCTGATGTTGAAGAAACCATCAAATGGGGATTCCCGCACTTTGAGTACAAAGGACCACTGTGCGATATGGCAGCTTTTAAGCAGCATTGCTCTTTTGGATTTTGGAAGGCTGCGCTGATGAAAGATAAAACTTTAATTGCAAATGCAAAATCAGAATCTGCAATGGGGCATTATGGTAAAATCACCTCAATAAAAGATCTTCCATCAGATAAAAAGATTATTGCTCACATTACAGACGCAATCATATTAAATGAAAAAGGAATTAAACTTCCGCCAAGAAAAATTATAACGGCTAAAAAGGAAATTGTTGTTCCAGATTACTTTTTAAAACAACTAATGAAAAACAAAAAAGCATTTACAACGTTTGAGAACTTTAGTCCATCACACAAAAGAGAATATATAGAATGGGTTACAGAAGCAAAAACGGATGAAACAAAAAATCGTAGAATGGAAACAGCGATTGAGTGGATGACTGAAGGCAAATCTCGCAACTGGAAATATATGAAATGA
- a CDS encoding SdiA-regulated domain-containing protein — MKRNKINKYLASLFFLSIIIVLLIFSTNCADEKPSRMTLISKYKLDIPEPSALSLNADTNSLWTVSDNNSTVYLISLTGKILSSFVLANAQDLEGVEFVNDSTLAVVSEFSDELIFCSLQGIERGRYKINAKQSDNHGLEGVAFKKDSNSFCVINEKSPSLLIELTNDFFETHRTEITSMSDISDIYYDNEENITWLLSDEDHAIFRFNSEGVLIEKLTIDVNQPEGLAYDKQNNFIYVVSDKTGELFIYKLE; from the coding sequence GTGAAACGAAATAAAATAAACAAATATTTAGCAAGTTTATTTTTTCTATCAATCATAATTGTCTTGTTAATATTCTCAACAAACTGCGCTGATGAAAAACCAAGCAGAATGACACTAATTTCCAAATACAAATTAGATATACCTGAACCCTCCGCACTTAGTTTGAATGCCGATACAAACAGTTTGTGGACCGTGAGCGATAACAACAGCACTGTTTATTTGATTTCATTAACAGGCAAAATTCTTTCGAGTTTCGTTTTAGCAAATGCGCAGGATTTGGAGGGTGTTGAGTTCGTGAACGATTCAACTCTTGCCGTCGTTTCTGAATTTTCTGACGAGTTAATATTTTGCTCGCTGCAGGGAATCGAAAGGGGCAGGTATAAAATAAATGCGAAACAAAGCGATAACCACGGATTGGAGGGGGTTGCTTTCAAGAAAGACAGCAATTCTTTTTGTGTTATTAATGAAAAAAGTCCGTCCTTGCTCATCGAACTGACAAACGATTTTTTTGAAACACATCGAACAGAGATAACTTCAATGTCAGATATATCTGATATTTATTATGACAACGAAGAAAATATTACCTGGCTGCTAAGTGATGAAGACCATGCAATATTTAGATTTAATTCAGAAGGTGTTTTAATTGAAAAGCTTACCATAGACGTCAATCAACCAGAGGGGTTGGCGTATGATAAACAAAATAATTTTATTTATGTTGTTTCGGATAAAACAGGCGAGTTATTTATTTACAAATTGGAATAA
- a CDS encoding tetratricopeptide repeat protein yields MYIKLLLIAFLPILIYQGCLNVNSVYLEQADKLYNDREFTLACEYYDKAISETPSNQKALYGKAKSLFNLGKTTEAISFFTLAIKYDNDFYEAYYNRAYSFLQVDQIDSALIDINHAIELTDTLSDAFFLRAYLESLSGNYEKAINDYNRCISLDPSDSRFYINRGNVKSSSSDNTGAIEDYTKAILIDSTNINSYLSRANEFGIVGNYLLSANDYDKVLSFNPQNIEVLSILAETKIRLNDLESAEKIYTRIIELTPGNPKLFYSRGLIKIRLGKKTEGCKDLQTAGKMGLFEAYEQIQKNCGKGKK; encoded by the coding sequence TTGTACATAAAATTATTACTGATTGCTTTTCTGCCAATACTGATTTATCAAGGCTGCTTAAATGTAAATTCAGTGTATCTTGAGCAAGCTGATAAATTATACAATGACCGTGAATTTACACTTGCCTGTGAATATTACGATAAAGCTATATCCGAAACTCCTTCAAATCAAAAAGCACTTTATGGAAAAGCAAAATCACTTTTTAATCTTGGCAAAACCACTGAAGCCATTAGCTTCTTTACACTTGCCATTAAATATGATAATGATTTTTATGAAGCTTACTATAATAGAGCGTATTCCTTTCTACAGGTTGATCAAATTGATTCGGCGCTGATTGATATAAACCATGCAATAGAATTAACCGATACCCTGAGTGATGCCTTTTTTCTTCGGGCATATTTAGAATCGCTTTCGGGTAATTATGAAAAAGCAATTAATGATTATAACAGATGTATTTCTCTTGATCCTTCTGACTCTCGCTTTTATATCAATCGTGGAAATGTAAAAAGCTCTTCTTCTGATAATACCGGAGCTATTGAAGACTACACAAAGGCAATACTAATTGATTCAACAAACATCAATTCTTATTTAAGCCGTGCAAATGAATTTGGAATTGTTGGGAACTACCTTTTGTCTGCAAACGATTATGACAAAGTTTTATCTTTTAATCCGCAAAATATTGAAGTGCTAAGCATACTTGCAGAAACAAAAATTAGATTGAACGATCTTGAAAGTGCAGAAAAAATTTATACCAGGATTATTGAACTAACACCGGGAAATCCAAAATTATTTTACTCAAGAGGATTGATAAAAATTCGGCTCGGCAAAAAAACCGAAGGATGTAAGGACTTGCAAACAGCGGGAAAGATGGGACTATTTGAAGCTTATGAACAAATTCAAAAAAACTGCGGGAAAGGGAAAAAGTGA
- a CDS encoding helix-turn-helix transcriptional regulator has translation MPKKEILIIKNLAEFEAKINRDNKPYDINMLVMPGTLQDKHKNVDPVNGILALRRQFNLIYLLLDGIHDVHLGADYRWLKPNDLVIVPENMVYASSHVRECKGYCIHFKTEFIQPLLNGPLNSQFPCFDMNAEHVINISDEQSELIQQSFKDIISEYERFSHEKDYLLRNYIHILLLRVREIYQPLAQKIKQNTNRSAQLANKFKHLVEQNFVNMHKVQDYADQIHISSKHLCDVVLETFGRTPRDMINDILLLEAKVQLGSTDKTVTEIALELNFNDQSHFTHFIKQRTGFSPLELREKFQTNIDEVKFLTGFSPAN, from the coding sequence ATGCCTAAAAAAGAAATACTTATAATCAAAAACCTCGCGGAATTCGAGGCAAAGATTAATCGGGATAATAAGCCCTACGATATTAATATGTTGGTAATGCCGGGAACATTGCAGGATAAACATAAAAATGTGGATCCGGTTAATGGTATTCTTGCATTGCGAAGACAGTTCAATCTAATTTATCTTTTGCTTGATGGTATACACGATGTGCATCTTGGTGCAGATTACCGCTGGTTAAAACCAAACGACTTAGTAATAGTTCCTGAAAATATGGTCTATGCTTCTTCACACGTGCGTGAATGCAAAGGTTACTGCATTCATTTCAAAACGGAATTTATACAGCCGTTGTTAAATGGTCCTCTCAATTCTCAATTCCCTTGTTTTGATATGAATGCAGAGCACGTCATTAATATTTCTGATGAACAAAGTGAATTGATTCAGCAATCATTTAAAGATATAATATCTGAATACGAAAGGTTTTCTCACGAGAAAGATTATCTGCTGCGAAACTATATCCATATTTTACTTTTACGTGTTAGAGAAATCTACCAGCCGCTTGCACAAAAAATAAAACAAAATACGAACCGCTCTGCTCAACTTGCGAACAAATTTAAACATCTCGTTGAACAGAATTTTGTTAATATGCATAAGGTTCAGGATTATGCTGATCAGATACATATATCTTCAAAACATCTTTGCGATGTAGTGCTTGAAACATTTGGGAGAACTCCCCGCGATATGATTAATGATATTCTGCTGCTCGAAGCGAAAGTTCAATTGGGTTCGACGGATAAAACCGTTACTGAAATAGCACTTGAACTTAACTTTAATGATCAATCTCATTTCACTCATTTTATAAAACAGCGAACAGGCTTTTCACCGCTTGAACTTCGTGAGAAATTTCAAACAAATATAGATGAGGTAAAATTCTTAACAGGATTTTCTCCAGCCAATTAG
- a CDS encoding carboxymuconolactone decarboxylase family protein → MGKVPAFFKLVPDRSLELEWNLFKTLQLNESPIPNKYKELIGVAVAAVTRCKYCSFFHTEVAKLFGASDAEVEDAVHYAKSSAGWSTYLNGMQMDYDQFCKELLASIEYIKKSQK, encoded by the coding sequence TTGGGAAAAGTTCCAGCGTTTTTCAAATTGGTTCCGGATAGATCGCTTGAGTTGGAGTGGAATCTTTTTAAAACACTTCAACTTAATGAAAGTCCAATTCCAAATAAATACAAAGAGTTGATTGGTGTTGCAGTAGCTGCAGTAACAAGATGCAAGTATTGTTCATTCTTTCACACAGAAGTTGCAAAACTTTTCGGAGCGAGTGATGCGGAAGTAGAAGATGCAGTCCACTACGCTAAATCAAGCGCCGGCTGGAGTACATATCTTAACGGTATGCAGATGGATTATGATCAGTTCTGCAAAGAACTGCTTGCATCAATAGAGTACATTAAAAAATCTCAGAAGTAA
- a CDS encoding nuclear transport factor 2 family protein, whose translation MNTNETLETVNKFNEAFNNHDVDRIMDLMTDDCVFENTRPAPDGERFEGQIAIRKVWEEMFNRSPKARFVTEEIFAFGDRCIVRWIYYWIKEGKEGHVRGVDIIRVRNGKIAEKFSYVKG comes from the coding sequence ATGAATACCAATGAAACCTTAGAAACAGTAAATAAATTTAATGAAGCATTCAATAATCACGATGTTGATCGGATTATGGATCTGATGACTGATGACTGTGTATTTGAAAACACTCGTCCTGCTCCAGATGGCGAACGCTTTGAAGGACAGATTGCAATTCGTAAGGTTTGGGAAGAAATGTTCAATCGTTCGCCGAAAGCGCGATTTGTAACAGAAGAAATTTTTGCGTTCGGAGACCGCTGCATCGTTCGCTGGATTTATTATTGGATAAAGGAGGGGAAAGAAGGACACGTAAGAGGTGTTGATATAATCCGTGTGCGTAACGGAAAAATCGCCGAAAAATTTTCTTATGTGAAGGGATAA
- a CDS encoding DUF2225 domain-containing protein yields the protein MITKDAHIRLIINADKKSIAKKIVDNIIPNISVDKKSLSKLSRYEDDRHYDISFTSKLTASTYKQLEYQSFKLCTNIVKGPWLFHNLPEKYDKDNFTFLAIFNYEAFINNDPFYNDKLKWALVEIIN from the coding sequence ATGATTACTAAAGACGCACACATTCGACTAATCATCAATGCAGATAAAAAATCAATCGCAAAAAAAATTGTTGATAATATTATTCCAAATATTTCTGTTGATAAAAAATCTTTATCAAAATTATCACGCTACGAAGATGATCGTCATTACGATATTTCCTTCACTTCTAAATTGACTGCGAGTACTTACAAACAACTTGAGTATCAATCTTTTAAACTTTGTACAAATATTGTCAAAGGTCCATGGCTCTTTCATAATCTACCTGAAAAGTATGATAAAGATAATTTTACTTTTCTGGCAATTTTTAATTATGAAGCGTTCATCAATAATGACCCTTTCTACAATGACAAATTAAAATGGGCACTTGTTGAAATAATCAATTGA
- a CDS encoding tetratricopeptide repeat protein produces MDFQQTACLTQQKAIDHYTKGNKNSLDRNFNSALDEFTLAIAFNPNFAEAYYRRGKIRLSLNDQKGAYLDFAKALQLDPRLLSALNSEGLTGFVGSYEGSSNNLF; encoded by the coding sequence ATGGATTTTCAACAAACGGCTTGTTTGACCCAACAAAAAGCAATTGATCACTATACCAAAGGCAATAAAAATAGTTTAGATAGAAATTTCAATTCTGCGCTTGATGAATTCACACTTGCAATCGCATTCAATCCAAATTTTGCAGAAGCTTACTACAGACGGGGGAAAATAAGATTATCACTTAATGATCAAAAAGGAGCATACTTAGATTTTGCCAAAGCACTTCAACTTGATCCAAGATTATTAAGCGCACTCAATTCTGAAGGCTTGACAGGATTTGTTGGCTCCTATGAAGGCAGCAGCAATAATCTTTTCTGA
- a CDS encoding helix-turn-helix domain-containing protein, whose translation MKEYFSVTDVAKLLKISRSGVLYYIKTGKLKAERVGKIFIISQEEFGDFLKSNKEHKKRKPDTQPRLDL comes from the coding sequence ATGAAAGAATACTTTAGTGTTACAGATGTTGCCAAATTGTTAAAGATAAGCCGATCGGGCGTGCTTTATTATATTAAAACCGGTAAGTTAAAAGCAGAACGAGTCGGGAAAATATTTATTATTTCGCAGGAAGAATTTGGAGATTTTCTGAAATCTAATAAAGAGCATAAAAAACGAAAGCCTGATACTCAGCCAAGGTTAGATTTATAA